The Thermoleophilaceae bacterium DNA segment AGACGATGGCGAGGACGCGCCGCCCCGGTGTGGATAATGCCGCCGCATGACGGACAGGCCCGAGATCTCCGTCGCGCTGGCCACGCGCGACCGGCCCGTGCGGCTGCGCTGGCTGCTCAACGCGCTTGCGGAGCAGACGTTGGCGCGAGAGCGCTTCGAGGTCGTGGTGGCCAACGGCTCCACCCGGCCTGAGACGACGCGGCTGCTGGCCGCCCACCCACTCGCCCGCGACGGGGTGCTGCGCCACCTCGACGTGCCCCCCGCCCCTGGCCCCGCCCGCAACCGCAACCACTGCTGGCGCGCGGCTCGCGCACCGCTCGTGCTCTTCACCGACGACGACTGCCGGCCGCCGGCCGACTGGCTGGAGCGCGCGCTCGACGCCGCCCTGCGCCATCCGGGAGCCATCGTCCAGGGGCGCACCACGCCGGACCCGGACGAGGGCGAGATCGTGCACGCCTGCCCGCACGCGCGCACCCAACGTGTGGATCCCCCCACCCCGTTCGCGGAGACCTGCAACATCGCCTACCCGCGCGAGGTGCTCGAGCGCCACGGCGGATTCCACGAGGACGAGCCCCTCCAGGCCTGCGAGGACACCGATCTCGCGCTGCGAGCCCGGGAGTCCGGCACGGACTACGTCGGTGCGCCCGAGATGCTCACCTACCACGCCGTTGACGCCGTCTCGCTGCTGCACCGCGTGCGGGCCAGCGGGCGCTGGGGCGAGCTGCCATGGCTCGTCAAGCGCCACCCCCGGCTGCGGCGCGAGACCTACTACCTGCGGATCTTCTGGACCCCGATCCACCTCTGCACGGCGCTCGCTGTCGCCGGCCTGACGCTGTCACTGCGCCGGCGCGCCGCGCTGACCCTCGTGCTGCCCTGGCTCGTGGCCGACTGGCCGAAGTACGGCGCCGGGGTGCGCGGGCTGCTGCGCTCGCTCACCGAGCTGCCGGGCCATGCCGCCATCGACCTCGCCGAGCTGGCCGTGCTCGCGCGGGGCAGCCTCCGCTATCGCTCCCTGCTCCTGTGAGCGCCGCCGGGCAGCCTGGCGGCGCGCTGCGCGTCGCCCTCCTCACACCCTGCTTCTGGCCGGAGGTGCGCCGGGGGGGAGAGCGCCTGGTGCGCGACC contains these protein-coding regions:
- a CDS encoding glycosyltransferase, with the translated sequence MTDRPEISVALATRDRPVRLRWLLNALAEQTLARERFEVVVANGSTRPETTRLLAAHPLARDGVLRHLDVPPAPGPARNRNHCWRAARAPLVLFTDDDCRPPADWLERALDAALRHPGAIVQGRTTPDPDEGEIVHACPHARTQRVDPPTPFAETCNIAYPREVLERHGGFHEDEPLQACEDTDLALRARESGTDYVGAPEMLTYHAVDAVSLLHRVRASGRWGELPWLVKRHPRLRRETYYLRIFWTPIHLCTALAVAGLTLSLRRRAALTLVLPWLVADWPKYGAGVRGLLRSLTELPGHAAIDLAELAVLARGSLRYRSLLL